The proteins below are encoded in one region of Lactuca sativa cultivar Salinas chromosome 3, Lsat_Salinas_v11, whole genome shotgun sequence:
- the LOC111904294 gene encoding uncharacterized protein LOC111904294, whose product MAGLFTYAIGGGGLFLIGASESIISTSETLEQISQTSSLSSPALPSSTTRSKSSSFVTSLIFFAISLVSFLFILNSLISIIDGIKSKDQTGVVLQLEVISISALFFLFSVLGILTNLRNSFQFPSSILNVLCLFGFVEEFFLFYIQKKDPDGIENRYYDLLLVPICICIVSTLLELRTPKSNYSRLGRGVGLVLQGMWFVQMGISFYSSSITNGCFMREKSRGNFTIRCKGHPEFHRARAIATLQFNCHLALLVCFVAGIYSLLSRKHGVSNESMQYKPLGAEMLHLDHAQFTLDSEDDEDDNVKDEGKVLVEKKLDLVQERTANGYGSHP is encoded by the coding sequence ATGGCAGGACTCTTCACTTACGCTATTGGCGGCGGCGGATTGTTCCTCATCGGCGCTTCtgaatccataatctcaacctcCGAAACCCTAGAGCAAATATCTCAAACGTCATCTCTCTCATCACCCGCGCTTCCATCATCAACTACTCGATCGAAATCGAGCTCTTTCGTTACATCGTTAATCTTCTTCGCGATCTCTCTCGTTTCCTTCTTATTCATCTTAAATTCGTTAATTTCTATAATCGATGGTATAAAATCAAAAGATCAAACGGGCGTTGTTCttcaattggaggtaatatcaATTTCCGCTTTGTTCTTTCTCTTCTCTGTTTTAGGTATATTAACAAATCTTAGAAATTCATTCCAATTCCCATCATCAATCCTCAACGTTCTCTGTCTGTTTGGTTTCGTCGAAGAATTCTTTCTGTTTTACATCCAGAAGAAAGATCCAGATGGGATCGAGAATCGTTACTATGATCTACTCCTTGTTCCAATCTGTATCTGTATCGTCTCCACACTTCTCGAACTCAGAACTCCAAAATCAAACTATTCTAGGTTAGGGCGAGGAGTTGGTTTGGTTCTGCAAGGGATGTGGTTTGTTCAAATGGGGATTTCATTCTATTCAAGTTCCATCACCAATGGTTGCTTCATGCGTGAAAAGAGTAGAGGAAATTTCACAATCAGGTGTAAAGGACACCCTGAGTTTCATAGAGCTAGAGCCATTGCTACCCTGCAATTCAATTGTCATCTTGCACTTCTTGTGTGTTTCGTTGCTGGAATTTATAGTTTACTAAGCAGAAAACATGGTGTGAGCAATGAATCAATGCAATATAAACCACTCGGAGCTGAGATGCTGCATCTGGATCATGCTCAGTTTACTTTGGATAGCGAAGACGATGAAGATGATAATGTTAAAGATGAAGGAAAAGTGTTAGTCGAGAAGAAGCTTGATTTAGTGCAAGAAAGAACAGCCAATGGCTATGGTTCTCACCCTTGA